A single window of Anaerocolumna chitinilytica DNA harbors:
- the leuC gene encoding 3-isopropylmalate dehydratase large subunit, translating into MGMTMTQKILAAHAGLRNVVAGQLIEADLDMVLGNDITAPVAIQEMTKIEKKQVFDKDKIALIPDHFTPNKDIKSAQNCKCLREFAKEYEITNYFEIGEMGIEHALLPEKGLVVAGDVVIGADSHTCTYGALGAFSTGVGSTDMAAGMVTGKAWFKVPSALKFELTGCPDRWVSGKDIILHIIGLIGVDGALYKSMEFTGDGIKNLSMDDRFTMANMAIEAGAKNGIFPVDNKTIDYMKGHSSKEYKIYEADVDAEYEKTYNIDLSKIRPTVAFPHLPENTKTIDEVGDIEIQQVIIGSCTNGRLEDLRAAAKVLDGRKVKKGMRVIIFPATQDIYLKAMEEGLLSIFIKAGAAVSTPTCGPCLGGHMGILAQGERAVATTNRNFVGRMGHVESEIYLASPAVAAASAVTGRISGPEELGL; encoded by the coding sequence ATGGGAATGACTATGACTCAAAAGATTCTGGCCGCTCATGCAGGACTTCGCAATGTAGTAGCCGGACAGCTGATAGAAGCTGATTTGGATATGGTGTTAGGCAATGACATTACTGCTCCTGTTGCGATACAGGAGATGACAAAAATAGAGAAAAAACAGGTATTTGACAAAGATAAGATAGCGTTAATACCTGATCATTTTACCCCCAATAAGGATATTAAATCAGCTCAGAACTGTAAGTGTCTGCGTGAGTTTGCAAAAGAATACGAAATCACCAATTATTTTGAAATCGGAGAAATGGGAATAGAACATGCGCTGCTGCCGGAGAAAGGTCTTGTGGTAGCCGGAGATGTAGTGATAGGCGCAGATTCCCACACCTGTACATATGGTGCTTTAGGTGCCTTTTCAACAGGTGTCGGAAGTACCGATATGGCAGCCGGAATGGTAACCGGTAAAGCATGGTTTAAAGTGCCCTCTGCACTTAAGTTTGAACTGACAGGATGTCCTGACAGATGGGTGAGCGGAAAAGATATTATCCTTCACATTATCGGCTTAATAGGAGTTGATGGTGCACTTTACAAATCGATGGAATTTACAGGGGACGGAATAAAGAATCTGTCCATGGATGACCGTTTTACTATGGCGAATATGGCGATTGAAGCTGGCGCCAAGAACGGAATATTTCCGGTGGATAATAAGACAATTGATTATATGAAGGGACATTCTTCAAAGGAATATAAGATTTATGAAGCAGATGTGGATGCGGAATATGAAAAAACTTATAATATTGACTTATCTAAGATTCGGCCGACAGTAGCTTTCCCTCATCTGCCCGAGAACACCAAAACAATTGATGAGGTTGGTGATATTGAGATTCAGCAGGTAATCATCGGGTCATGTACCAACGGCAGACTTGAAGATTTACGGGCGGCAGCTAAAGTATTAGATGGGAGAAAAGTAAAGAAAGGTATGAGAGTCATTATATTTCCGGCCACCCAGGATATCTATCTTAAGGCAATGGAGGAAGGGCTTCTTTCAATCTTTATAAAAGCAGGAGCAGCAGTCAGTACTCCAACCTGCGGGCCTTGTCTTGGCGGACATATGGGGATTTTAGCACAGGGTGAGAGGGCAGTGGCAACCACTAACCGTAACTTTGTAGGAAGAATGGGGCATGTGGAATCCGAAATCTATTTAGCCAGCCCTGCTGTTGCAGCAGCCAGTGCCGTAACAGGCAGAATATCCGGACCGGAAGAACTGGGTTTATAA
- the ilvN gene encoding acetolactate synthase small subunit → MKKMVLSILVDNTAGVLSRVSGLFSRRGYNIDSLTVGVTQDPLYSRMTVVVNGDDQILEQIGKQLLKLEDVREVRELLPEESVCRELILVKVLAAIEERQAVIAVADIFRAKIVDVAKESLMIELTGNQAKIDAFIKLLEGFTIKELVRTGITGLARGSGDIADYLDD, encoded by the coding sequence ATGAAGAAGATGGTTTTGTCAATATTGGTGGATAATACCGCCGGCGTATTAAGCCGGGTTTCAGGATTATTCAGCCGAAGAGGTTATAACATAGACAGTCTTACCGTTGGCGTTACGCAAGATCCTTTGTATTCCAGGATGACAGTTGTGGTAAATGGTGATGATCAGATACTGGAACAGATTGGAAAACAACTTTTAAAGCTAGAAGATGTAAGAGAGGTCAGAGAGCTATTACCGGAGGAATCTGTTTGCAGAGAATTGATATTAGTTAAGGTATTGGCCGCCATTGAAGAAAGACAGGCAGTTATTGCAGTGGCAGATATATTCCGGGCTAAGATTGTGGATGTGGCCAAAGAATCACTAATGATTGAACTTACAGGAAATCAGGCTAAGATAGATGCCTTTATTAAATTGCTGGAGGGATTCACAATAAAAGAACTGGTCAGAACGGGTATCACAGGACTTGCAAGAGGCTCAGGCGATATTGCGGATTATCTGGATGACTAA
- the leuB gene encoding 3-isopropylmalate dehydrogenase, translating to MAEYSVAVIPGDGIGPEIIKEARKVLDKVGKVCGHNFRYTELLMGGASIDVHGVPLTEETLETAKKSDAVLLGAVGGNVGVSKWYSLPPELRPEAGLLKIRKGLELFANLRPALLFDDLKKACPLKEEVIGEGFDMIVVRELTGGLYFGDRKTVVENGIRKAYDTLTYDEEEIRRIAKTGFEIARKRRKKLCSVDKANVIDSSRLWRQVVKEVAEEYPDVELSDMLVDNCAMQLVKDPGQFDVILTENMFGDILSDEASMITGSIGMLPSASLGKTKLGLYEPSHGSAPDIAGENKANPMATILSAAMMLRYSFDLEPEALLIEEAVSKVLGKGYRTIDIMSPGNILVGTDKMGDLIAEEIV from the coding sequence TTGGCAGAATATAGTGTTGCAGTTATTCCAGGGGATGGAATCGGACCGGAAATTATCAAAGAAGCAAGGAAGGTACTGGATAAAGTGGGAAAGGTTTGCGGACATAACTTCCGCTACACAGAACTTCTGATGGGAGGTGCTTCTATCGATGTTCATGGAGTTCCTTTGACGGAAGAGACTCTGGAGACGGCAAAGAAAAGCGATGCAGTACTGCTTGGAGCTGTGGGCGGTAATGTAGGTGTCTCCAAGTGGTATAGTCTCCCACCGGAATTAAGACCCGAAGCCGGGCTGTTAAAGATTCGAAAAGGCTTGGAGCTATTTGCTAACTTAAGACCGGCACTATTATTTGACGATTTAAAGAAAGCTTGCCCTTTAAAGGAAGAGGTAATTGGAGAAGGTTTTGATATGATTGTGGTCAGGGAACTGACAGGAGGGCTTTATTTTGGAGACCGGAAAACGGTGGTCGAGAATGGAATTCGGAAAGCTTATGATACCTTGACCTATGACGAAGAAGAAATAAGGAGAATTGCAAAAACCGGTTTTGAAATCGCCAGAAAAAGAAGGAAGAAACTCTGCAGTGTAGATAAAGCGAATGTAATTGACTCTTCCAGACTGTGGAGGCAGGTCGTTAAGGAAGTGGCAGAGGAGTATCCCGATGTGGAACTTAGCGATATGCTGGTTGACAATTGCGCAATGCAGCTGGTAAAGGATCCGGGGCAATTTGATGTAATTCTCACGGAGAATATGTTTGGAGACATCTTATCCGATGAGGCAAGCATGATAACCGGTTCTATCGGAATGCTGCCCTCTGCCAGCCTTGGTAAAACAAAACTTGGACTGTATGAACCAAGCCATGGCTCAGCGCCGGATATAGCCGGAGAGAACAAAGCAAATCCCATGGCGACAATCCTATCTGCCGCTATGATGCTTAGATATTCCTTTGATTTGGAACCGGAAGCCCTTCTGATAGAGGAAGCTGTAAGTAAGGTACTGGGTAAGGGATACCGAACCATCGACATTATGTCACCGGGGAATATACTGGTTGGCACAGATAAGATGGGTGATTTGATAGCAGAGGAGATAGTGTGA
- a CDS encoding glycosyltransferase: MEAADIKIDVIIPVYKPDIKFKHLVERLKKQKDKPDRVILLQTVEEERQGESKNLIGEEYIAYAMELEDSDFRIECVEINKKDFDHGGTRAYGASLSTADLIMFMTQDAVPADTSLLSKLKEAFAEDRVGAAYARQLPREGAGIIESYTRKFNYPETDCVKTLDDLPKLGIKTYFCSNVCAVYRKDVYEEMGGFVTRTIFNEDMIMAAAIIKAGYSIAYVSEAKVYHSHNYSYKEQFKRNFDLAVSHAEFPAIFSGIKSENEGKKMVLQTTSYLLKKGRILLIPDLIMESGFKYLGFLAGKNYKKLPLALIRKWSLNPWYFREGKGASREAGQN, translated from the coding sequence ATGGAAGCGGCTGATATTAAGATAGACGTTATAATCCCGGTATACAAGCCGGATATTAAATTTAAGCATTTGGTTGAAAGGTTGAAAAAACAGAAGGACAAGCCTGACAGAGTCATACTTCTTCAAACAGTGGAGGAAGAAAGACAGGGGGAGAGTAAAAATCTGATAGGGGAAGAGTATATTGCTTATGCCATGGAGCTGGAAGATAGTGATTTTCGCATTGAATGTGTTGAGATAAATAAAAAAGATTTCGACCATGGCGGAACAAGGGCTTACGGGGCTTCTCTGTCAACGGCAGATCTTATCATGTTTATGACGCAGGATGCCGTACCTGCAGATACCTCATTATTATCAAAGCTCAAGGAAGCCTTTGCAGAGGATAGGGTAGGTGCGGCTTATGCCAGACAGCTTCCAAGGGAAGGAGCTGGCATCATTGAAAGCTATACCAGGAAATTCAACTATCCCGAGACAGATTGTGTTAAGACACTAGATGACTTGCCAAAGCTTGGTATAAAGACTTATTTTTGCTCCAATGTATGTGCCGTTTACAGAAAAGATGTTTATGAGGAAATGGGGGGGTTTGTTACCAGGACAATCTTTAATGAAGATATGATTATGGCAGCTGCTATTATAAAAGCAGGTTATTCTATCGCTTATGTTTCTGAAGCTAAGGTCTATCATTCCCATAATTACAGCTATAAGGAACAGTTCAAGAGAAACTTTGACCTGGCAGTTTCACATGCAGAATTCCCGGCGATATTTTCCGGTATCAAATCAGAGAATGAAGGAAAGAAGATGGTGCTTCAAACAACCTCCTATCTGCTGAAAAAGGGTAGAATATTGCTAATTCCGGACCTTATAATGGAAAGTGGTTTTAAATATCTGGGATTTTTGGCAGGCAAGAACTATAAAAAATTACCCCTTGCTCTTATCAGAAAATGGAGTTTGAATCCTTGGTATTTCAGAGAAGGAAAGGGAGCCTCAAGAGAGGCAGGGCAAAATTGA
- a CDS encoding S1C family serine protease has translation MNEFNGFNENNESIIEGEGVFKEDIPAEEVPAAENMRSAKEGPYFEENPVKDNKRKKGKGRAKSFAKLIASALVFGLVAGAAFQGYYAVTNNNASSVKIGSVSTNTNGDVTAVETSTKDNASSDVSTVVSNVMPSIVAINSTINQQTTDFFGRQYNQQEEGSGSGIIIGQKKGEILIATNNHVVENAGSVQIVFNDNTKAEATIVGTAPGSDLAVVSVKESELDSKTIDNIKVATLGDSGSLKLGEMAIAIGNALGYGQSVTVGYISALNREVTVNNVTLKLIQTDAAINPGNSGGALLNSKGEVIGINSVKYVDDSVESIGYAIPISAAIPVINELMNTSSTNNSKSAYLGIQGKDVTEDYAASFNMPVGVYVGTVAEGSAAEKAGIKAGDIITGLNNVTVTSMTDLQQALSYTKAGSTGTIKVQTLQNGKYEEKTLDITFGEKPSK, from the coding sequence ATGAACGAATTCAATGGTTTTAATGAAAATAACGAAAGCATTATTGAAGGAGAGGGAGTCTTTAAAGAAGATATCCCAGCAGAAGAAGTACCTGCAGCAGAAAATATGCGTTCAGCAAAAGAAGGTCCCTACTTTGAAGAAAATCCTGTGAAGGATAATAAGAGAAAGAAGGGAAAAGGAAGAGCAAAATCTTTTGCGAAGCTAATAGCTTCCGCCCTTGTATTTGGACTTGTTGCCGGAGCAGCTTTCCAGGGGTATTACGCAGTGACAAACAATAATGCATCAAGTGTTAAAATCGGAAGTGTATCCACCAATACAAACGGTGATGTAACCGCAGTGGAAACAAGTACAAAAGACAATGCTTCCAGTGATGTCTCCACAGTAGTTTCCAATGTTATGCCTTCAATTGTAGCGATTAATTCAACAATTAATCAGCAAACAACAGATTTCTTTGGAAGACAGTACAATCAACAGGAAGAAGGAAGCGGCTCCGGTATTATTATCGGACAGAAAAAGGGTGAAATATTAATTGCTACCAATAACCATGTAGTTGAAAATGCCGGTTCAGTCCAGATTGTATTTAATGATAATACAAAAGCAGAAGCAACCATTGTCGGTACAGCTCCCGGCTCTGACCTTGCAGTAGTATCCGTAAAAGAAAGTGAACTTGACAGCAAGACAATAGATAACATCAAAGTAGCAACCTTAGGGGATTCCGGTTCTTTAAAACTTGGCGAAATGGCCATTGCTATCGGTAATGCTTTAGGATATGGGCAGTCTGTAACAGTGGGATATATCAGTGCTTTAAACCGAGAAGTAACAGTAAATAACGTCACATTAAAACTTATCCAGACCGACGCAGCAATTAACCCTGGTAACAGTGGTGGTGCATTACTTAATTCTAAAGGTGAGGTTATTGGTATAAACTCCGTTAAATATGTGGATGACAGTGTAGAAAGTATTGGTTATGCAATTCCTATCTCTGCCGCAATTCCGGTTATTAATGAACTAATGAATACATCCTCTACTAATAACAGCAAATCTGCCTATCTAGGAATTCAAGGTAAGGATGTAACAGAGGATTACGCAGCAAGTTTTAATATGCCCGTTGGTGTATATGTAGGAACAGTAGCTGAAGGTTCCGCAGCTGAAAAAGCAGGTATTAAAGCAGGCGATATCATCACAGGCCTTAATAATGTTACCGTCACTTCTATGACAGATTTACAGCAGGCTTTAAGTTATACCAAAGCTGGTTCCACAGGTACCATCAAAGTTCAGACGCTGCAAAACGGTAAGTATGAAGAAAAAACCTTGGATATTACTTTTGGTGAAAAACCCAGTAAATAA
- a CDS encoding LysR family transcriptional regulator: MESNLTLYRIFNSVAATGNISRSSKELFISQPAVSKAVQTLEDNLKMTLFIRSSRGVRLTEEGALLYEYTKSAFDTLSEGESTLLRMKELGIGHLRIGVSNTLCKYILLPYLKDFIKKYPHIKITIECQSTYKTLELLGQNKIDIGLIGRPANLKGMDFYEIQKIEDIFVSTQAYLDNLNQQLSKSHRRKPAISPEDTLDIISNSNVLLLDEKNITRLYVEDYFTRNNIKTNQLLEVSSMDLLIEFAKIGLGISCVIKEFVQDELTSKELIELPLNPPLEKRAVGFSYCKDAFLSQAVKHFIDFYKERSLR; encoded by the coding sequence ATGGAAAGTAATCTGACCTTATACCGTATTTTTAATTCCGTCGCAGCCACAGGGAATATTTCCCGTTCCTCTAAGGAACTTTTTATCAGCCAGCCTGCTGTCAGTAAAGCTGTCCAAACTTTGGAAGATAATCTTAAGATGACCTTATTTATCCGTTCCTCCAGAGGGGTCCGCCTGACAGAAGAAGGTGCTCTCCTTTATGAATACACCAAATCCGCCTTTGATACGCTCTCAGAAGGTGAATCAACCCTGCTTCGTATGAAAGAGCTTGGAATCGGACATCTGCGTATTGGTGTCAGTAATACCTTATGTAAATATATCCTGCTGCCTTATCTAAAGGATTTTATCAAAAAGTATCCACATATCAAGATTACAATTGAATGTCAATCCACCTATAAGACCTTGGAGCTTCTTGGCCAGAATAAGATAGATATTGGGCTTATTGGCAGACCCGCTAATCTAAAGGGTATGGATTTCTATGAGATTCAAAAAATTGAAGATATCTTTGTCAGCACCCAAGCTTATCTTGATAATCTCAATCAGCAGCTATCAAAAAGCCACCGCCGTAAGCCGGCTATCTCACCTGAAGATACCTTGGATATCATAAGTAATTCCAATGTCCTTTTATTGGACGAGAAGAACATTACCCGATTATACGTAGAGGATTATTTTACAAGAAATAATATTAAGACAAACCAGTTATTAGAAGTAAGCAGCATGGATTTACTCATAGAATTTGCAAAGATCGGATTGGGTATATCCTGTGTCATCAAAGAATTTGTACAAGATGAACTAACATCAAAGGAACTTATCGAGCTTCCCCTAAACCCTCCTCTTGAGAAAAGAGCAGTCGGTTTTTCTTACTGCAAAGATGCTTTTCTGTCACAGGCAGTCAAGCACTTTATTGATTTTTACAAGGAACGCAGCCTTCGCTAG
- a CDS encoding glycosyltransferase family 2 protein, translating into MDRVHIIMAAYNGAAYLKEQIESIKDNTFSDWVLWIFDDGSVDDTESIIREQSVCEKDRIHYIRNEKNKGVTRNFLDGVKSVFKEQVEVLKDDRDNYFMFCDQDDYWMPDKIEKTLKVMKRCEKKYSKKLPLVVFTDAAITDEKLTVINSSFHKSNHLNTGKLDLPHMMMENKLIGCTVMFNTALAGKLSIIPEKARYHDWWIGLLGAAFGHMVYIPTPTLYYRQHSGNVVGNQDYYGYVKRRIAALREQKKVLFSNAEQAKEFYEIFKDCLPNDKKMQVYAMANIMNQSWFFRKFQCIQYGFLKSGLLRNLALLLII; encoded by the coding sequence ATGGACAGGGTGCATATCATTATGGCTGCCTATAATGGAGCAGCATATCTGAAAGAGCAAATTGAGTCCATAAAAGATAATACCTTTTCTGACTGGGTACTGTGGATATTTGACGATGGTTCTGTTGATGACACGGAGAGCATCATAAGAGAGCAGAGCGTATGTGAGAAGGATAGAATTCACTATATTCGCAATGAAAAGAATAAAGGGGTTACCCGTAATTTTTTAGACGGGGTTAAATCTGTTTTTAAAGAGCAGGTTGAGGTCTTAAAAGATGATAGAGATAACTATTTCATGTTCTGTGACCAGGATGATTATTGGATGCCTGATAAAATCGAGAAAACACTGAAAGTAATGAAACGGTGTGAAAAAAAGTACTCAAAAAAACTTCCCTTGGTTGTATTTACAGATGCCGCGATAACCGATGAAAAGCTAACAGTAATAAACTCCTCTTTTCATAAAAGCAATCATTTAAATACCGGAAAACTTGACCTGCCTCATATGATGATGGAGAATAAGCTTATAGGGTGTACAGTAATGTTTAATACCGCTCTTGCAGGTAAGTTATCTATTATTCCTGAGAAGGCCAGATACCATGATTGGTGGATCGGTTTACTGGGAGCTGCCTTTGGTCATATGGTATATATTCCAACTCCAACACTTTATTACCGGCAGCATAGCGGTAATGTGGTGGGAAATCAAGACTACTATGGTTACGTTAAGAGAAGGATAGCAGCCTTAAGAGAGCAAAAAAAAGTTCTTTTCTCCAATGCAGAGCAAGCAAAAGAATTTTATGAAATCTTTAAGGATTGCCTCCCAAATGATAAAAAAATGCAAGTTTATGCAATGGCAAACATAATGAATCAGAGCTGGTTTTTCAGGAAATTTCAGTGTATACAATATGGTTTCCTGAAATCAGGCCTACTTAGGAACCTTGCTTTGCTTCTGATTATATAG
- the leuD gene encoding 3-isopropylmalate dehydratase small subunit, which yields MKAHGTVHKYGDNVDTDVIIPARYLNTTNPKELAEKCMEDIDPAFVNRVKKGDIIVANKNFGCGSSREHAPIAIKASGISCVIAESFARIFYRNSINIGLPIIECKEAADEIEAGDDVKIDFDSGIIYDVTKGKTFKGQPFPEFMQRIIKAEGLINYINS from the coding sequence ATGAAAGCACACGGAACAGTGCATAAATATGGTGACAATGTGGATACAGACGTAATAATACCTGCCAGATACCTTAATACCACCAATCCCAAGGAACTGGCGGAAAAATGTATGGAAGATATTGACCCGGCATTTGTAAATAGAGTAAAAAAGGGTGATATCATTGTTGCTAATAAGAACTTTGGCTGCGGCTCCTCCAGAGAGCATGCGCCTATTGCTATTAAAGCATCCGGAATCAGCTGTGTTATAGCAGAAAGTTTTGCTAGGATCTTCTACCGAAACTCCATTAACATAGGACTCCCAATTATTGAATGTAAGGAAGCAGCCGATGAAATAGAAGCTGGAGACGATGTTAAGATTGATTTTGACAGCGGTATTATATACGATGTGACAAAAGGGAAAACCTTTAAAGGACAGCCCTTTCCGGAATTTATGCAGAGAATTATTAAGGCTGAAGGTCTTATAAACTATATAAACAGTTAG
- the mutY gene encoding A/G-specific adenine glycosylase: MMYDYSSTIEFLLDWYDQNARILPWRENPKPYYVWISEIMLQQTRVEAVKSYFERFIHALPDIHSLAVVDEDKLLKLWEGLGYYNRARNLQKAAVILVRDYGGELPSDYTELLKLPGIGSYTAGAIASIAFHIAEPAVDGNVLRVMMRVSGCFDDITEAKVKKQLEEDIRAVMPKSRPGDFNQAVMELGATVCIPVGRPLCDKCPLVHLCQAYKNRTEDKIPVKKEKKQRQIKERTIFVIEAGGEYVLYKREKKGLLAGLMEFPGIEMKLSSSAAEEYLDKMGYSMEQIIPLGDAKHIFSHVEWHMTGYLVRLQERVAEDTKIYGAEKGMNKNPPVWASAKEIEEIYSLPSAFDYYKKFLI; this comes from the coding sequence ATGATGTATGACTATTCCTCAACAATAGAATTTTTGTTAGACTGGTATGATCAGAATGCCAGAATACTCCCCTGGCGTGAAAATCCGAAGCCTTATTATGTGTGGATATCTGAAATAATGCTCCAGCAGACAAGGGTAGAGGCAGTAAAGTCATACTTTGAAAGATTTATCCATGCACTTCCGGATATTCATTCTCTGGCAGTGGTAGATGAAGATAAGCTTTTAAAGCTGTGGGAAGGGCTGGGATATTATAACAGGGCAAGAAATCTTCAAAAAGCGGCTGTGATACTGGTGAGAGATTATGGTGGGGAACTTCCGAGCGATTATACGGAACTGCTGAAACTTCCGGGGATTGGAAGCTATACTGCCGGAGCAATTGCATCAATTGCCTTTCATATTGCTGAACCCGCTGTTGACGGTAATGTTTTAAGAGTAATGATGAGAGTTTCGGGATGTTTTGATGATATAACCGAAGCAAAAGTCAAGAAGCAGCTGGAAGAGGATATTAGGGCAGTAATGCCTAAGAGCAGACCGGGAGATTTTAATCAGGCAGTGATGGAATTAGGGGCAACCGTGTGTATACCCGTGGGCAGGCCTTTATGCGATAAGTGTCCTTTAGTACATTTATGCCAGGCATATAAGAACCGTACAGAGGATAAAATTCCTGTTAAAAAGGAAAAGAAACAGAGGCAGATAAAGGAGAGGACAATTTTTGTAATAGAAGCCGGAGGAGAATATGTGCTTTACAAAAGAGAGAAAAAAGGTCTTCTTGCCGGGTTGATGGAATTCCCTGGAATAGAGATGAAACTGTCTTCTTCTGCAGCAGAAGAATATCTTGATAAGATGGGATATTCTATGGAACAGATTATTCCCTTAGGAGATGCAAAACATATATTTTCCCATGTGGAGTGGCATATGACAGGATACCTTGTACGCTTACAGGAAAGGGTAGCCGAAGACACTAAGATATATGGGGCAGAGAAAGGGATGAACAAAAACCCGCCAGTTTGGGCATCCGCAAAAGAGATTGAAGAGATCTACTCACTGCCGTCAGCATTTGATTACTACAAGAAGTTTTTAATATAA
- the ilvC gene encoding ketol-acid reductoisomerase has product MAKIFYQEDCNLSLLEGKTVAIIGYGSQGHAHALNAKESGVHVIVGLYEGSRSWKKAEAAGFEVYTAAEAAKKADIIMILINDEKQAKLYKESIEPNLEAGNVLMFAHGFSIHFGQILPPSDVDVIMIAPKGPGHTVRSQYQEGQGVPCLIAVAQDATGKAHDIGLAYALAIGGARAGVLQTTFREETETDLFGEQAVLCGGVTQLMKTGFEVLVEAGYEPESAYFECIHEMKLIVDLINESGFAGMRYSISNTAEYGDYITGPKIITEDTKNAMRKVLKDIQEGVFARNWLLENQIGCTNFLAMRRRESEHQLEKVGDELRKMMSWTNKNKLINN; this is encoded by the coding sequence ATGGCAAAGATTTTTTACCAGGAAGACTGCAACTTATCATTACTGGAAGGTAAAACCGTAGCAATTATCGGTTATGGCAGCCAGGGACATGCTCATGCATTGAATGCAAAGGAATCCGGTGTTCATGTCATTGTCGGACTTTATGAAGGCAGCAGATCCTGGAAGAAGGCAGAAGCAGCGGGCTTTGAAGTGTACACGGCGGCTGAGGCTGCAAAGAAAGCTGACATCATTATGATTCTTATAAACGATGAGAAACAAGCTAAGCTCTATAAGGAATCAATTGAACCAAACCTTGAGGCAGGTAATGTGCTTATGTTCGCACATGGTTTTTCCATACACTTTGGTCAGATATTACCTCCTTCTGATGTAGATGTTATTATGATCGCACCTAAGGGACCCGGACATACCGTTAGAAGCCAGTATCAGGAAGGCCAGGGAGTTCCCTGTCTGATAGCCGTTGCCCAGGATGCAACCGGCAAGGCTCATGATATCGGACTTGCTTATGCACTTGCTATCGGAGGCGCAAGAGCAGGTGTTCTTCAGACAACCTTCAGAGAAGAAACAGAGACAGACCTTTTTGGTGAGCAGGCAGTTCTGTGCGGTGGTGTTACACAGCTTATGAAGACTGGTTTTGAAGTGCTGGTAGAAGCCGGATATGAACCGGAAAGTGCTTATTTTGAATGTATCCATGAGATGAAGCTGATTGTTGACTTAATCAATGAAAGCGGATTTGCTGGTATGAGATATTCTATCTCAAATACAGCGGAATATGGTGACTATATAACCGGACCTAAGATTATTACAGAAGATACCAAGAATGCCATGAGAAAGGTATTAAAAGATATCCAGGAAGGTGTTTTTGCACGTAATTGGCTTTTAGAAAACCAGATTGGCTGTACGAACTTCCTTGCCATGAGAAGAAGAGAATCCGAACATCAGCTTGAAAAGGTAGGAGATGAACTTCGTAAGATGATGAGCTGGACCAATAAAAATAAATTAATCAACAACTAA